The sequence GCCGAGGCAAAAACGTCCACCGGCGCGCCTTCCTGCATCTGCTTGAGCAGCGGATTGGACGCCGCATAATTGGTATGCACCACCAGACCAGGGTTCTTTTTTTCAAACAGACTTTTCAGCTCGCCAAAGGCATTGGTCAGACTGGCCGCACCGGAAACGATCATTTCCTCGGCCATGGCCGCAGCCGGAGCCGCCAGCAGCAGGACAGCCAGCAGCAGGGCCGCCACGCCGCCACGCCGCCAGGTCAAAACAAACCATGTTCGCATATGTGCTCTCCCCTCACTATGTTTGCACCAAAAAACCATGCGTCTGTCATGCCCTGTCCCCCGCATCCTGACAAGCAGCTCACGTTTCCCCCCAAAAGCGTGACAGGGAAATATGCTTGCAGCCTGCTGATTTTTCATACTAAGATGCCGCATGGCAAAAAATGCTGCTTCTGAACGTGACAGGCTGGAAACCCTCTGGCGCTCCCTGAGCAGCCGCGACAGGCAGTGGCTGCGCCAGCGCCTCCAGCGCCGGGTCTCCCACGCGCTGACGGAGGAAGCCCCGCAGCTGGCGGCAGACGAGTGCCGGGCCGCGGAGGAATGGTTCCGCCAGCGCTGTCTGACGGCCCGCACCCTGCCGGAACGCAGCGCCCGGCTGCGCCTCTGGATCATTTTTCTGCTGCTGCGCTACGGGGGCCTGCGCCTGGTGGAAATCTTCGCCCTGCGCGAGGAAGACCTGGACTGGGAACGCGCCAGCCTGCACATTGCCGGCAGGCATGCGCGCACCGTTCCCCTGCCGCCGCACGTGGCCCGCAGCCTGCGGACCACCCTCGCGGACCCGCAGAGCTTTGGCGCGCCCCTGCAACTGCGCTGCGATGCCAGCCTTATCCGCCGCAGCCTTGCCCGCTGCGCCAGGGACTGCGGCCTTCCCCCCGGTCTGCTTTCGGCGCGGCAGCTGCGCCTCGGCAGAGCACGGGAGCTGCTGCGCCAGGGGCTGCCCGCCCCGCTTCTGGACCGTTTTCTTGGCCGCAGCAGCCGCCCGGAGGCCCCGGCATCGCTGCGCTGTTCCCCCCATACCGCACAGGGCCTGCTGTGCGAATATGTGACCGAAGAGGAAGTGGAAGGCCGGAAAAGCAGTGCCCGCAACCGCCTGCACGGCCGCGTGACCGGCTGCCGCCCCTGCGGCCTGGTCTCGGCGGTGGAACTGCTCACCCCCGGCGGCCTCAGCCTGCTGGCCTATATTACGGAAGGCAGCCGGCGGC is a genomic window of uncultured Desulfovibrio sp. containing:
- a CDS encoding TOBE domain-containing protein; this translates as MAKNAASERDRLETLWRSLSSRDRQWLRQRLQRRVSHALTEEAPQLAADECRAAEEWFRQRCLTARTLPERSARLRLWIIFLLLRYGGLRLVEIFALREEDLDWERASLHIAGRHARTVPLPPHVARSLRTTLADPQSFGAPLQLRCDASLIRRSLARCARDCGLPPGLLSARQLRLGRARELLRQGLPAPLLDRFLGRSSRPEAPASLRCSPHTAQGLLCEYVTEEEVEGRKSSARNRLHGRVTGCRPCGLVSAVELLTPGGLSLLAYITEGSRRRMHIHNGQRLVAHIKSPLIHLVGDGVTPPPDATRFRARITQVRQDERWREILLRLSDGTQLCVLQDGIRLPALAPDNEINAWFSPLSVILLQE